The Anomaloglossus baeobatrachus isolate aAnoBae1 chromosome 5, aAnoBae1.hap1, whole genome shotgun sequence genome includes the window TTAGCTACATTGATGGTTTGTGTGTATTCGGACCTGAGTTGTGGAGAACTGGTGGCTTGTACTGATTGATTATTGTTAGGGCAATAATATATTTCACATCTTTTTATTTGTTATATTTTGCCGTTTATGTTCCTGATGATTCCAGATCTTCCTACATAATAGATTTCTTACCATATGGAAAGTGGAATTACAGCAATGCAGCGTACTAAATAGCAATGATTACCAGATAAGGTTGCTGATGAGATCTCACTGACTTCATTAATAATTTAGATAACCACAGAAAGCATCAATTGGCTACCTTACATTCAGAGCCAAAGGTTTTATCTGCAGATTCAATTCTGAGTCTATTAAATTGTTTGGGAAATTCTGTTTTTTAACTCTTAGAACTTTACTAGTAAGCTTCATAGCTTCTCTTTGCTATACATTGCCTTCTGGACTTTATATATGTTTGTTGTAAGGCTGCGACATAGTCCTAATGTAATTGAGCTAACGGAGCTCTGGCGTGAAGGTTGGACATTAATATTTATTTGTCTAACATTTATTGAAAGCTAAATGTATTGGAATTGTTCAGCCACTAAAACATTGAACAGCTTCTTCCAGGTGCCAATTGTATCTAGCATTTAAAATACTATAAAGACGGCAGAACTCCAGAGAGTGAAAACTTTAAAAGCCTCATTTCTTAAACTGTTACAATAAGGGAATGTGAGTGCTTACCTTCGTCTTCAGTTGATCTGTCTCAGAATGTCTTCACAGAAACAGCAAGTAGCTGTGGACTGATGGTAGGGACAATTGCTGCTGAGTGGCTGAAGGTGACGCCTATGCTGCTGTCCATGGTACTTATAGTGTCCCCACCTGCTAGTAGAtggtgctgctgtccatggtactTAAAGTTTCCTCACCTACTAGAAGATGGTGCAGCTGTCCATGGTACTTAGAGTTTTCACACCTGCTAGAAGATGGTGCAGCTATCCAAGCTACTAGTGCTGTCCCTACCACAAGCAGGTGGTGCCGCTGTCTATGGCACTATGCTAACCCCACCACTAGAACACAGAGCCACTATCCAGTAGCACTCCATGATCTGGACCAAGGAACTAGTGTTAGAGAAGATCTGCCCCCAGCCACCTCTTCCTGCCCACCTTTGGTGTTCTTGCTGTATAACTCCTCCCCTCATTTTCCTATTCGTAGGCATTTCATTTATTGGAAACAAAATCTGCTTGAAGAACCTGCCTACCTCCAGAGTGCAACTTCACCCAACCGAACATATTTCTTTAGTTACTTGATAAGGTTTTGGCATGGACCATGATACTACTCTACTGAATTGATACTTTGTAGACTTGTGTATTAGTGATATGATTGATTGACAGTCTAGAATAGGAACATATAAAATTCTTAGCTTCATTCCTTCACTTAATATATGTAATTCCTTCACTTAATATAATTCTTTCACTTAATATATGGAAAGTTATTAACGACCATTTTTATTAATTGTAAGATGTGCGTAGTTTTGATGTTGTCCGTTTTTACCCTAGGTATTGATTTCATTTTTAAGAGAAAACTAAACTCTCCAACATTTATGCAAAATTACTTATTGGTCATTTTGTTGAGTTCATTTACAAATTGTGTTGCTCTTTTATTTTAGACATTTCTTACACTTTTACCATAATTCCATTGTGTTAATTAGGGAAGATTATCTGGAGAACTTTGAGGCAATACTCAGCTCTACAGACATATTAACAGAATGTGAAAAAGTGTCCCAGGAACATAATTAAGGAAATTGAATGTGACTAATGTGGAAACGAAGCCCGACTGCTTTGTGATTTCTGAATGAAATCCATTCCAGCATTCGGGCTCTCACTATGAGAAGTGGTCTGTGATCTATTAGATGGTGAGAAGTGTAGACGAGTGGGAATTTGATTAATGGGCTTCCTCTATACTTCTTGAGAGCCGTCATCTTCTCAGACGTTTGATGGACACCCCGTATTATGTATTTATTGATAGAAAAAGCCTGTTTTCTAAAGTAATCAGGAATTGGGAAGCAGGTCTATCAATCGGAAGACTAATGATGTTCTGAGCTAGAGATATTTTCCTATAGCTGGCCATGAGCTCCAGACTAGTATTTCTTCCCTGCTGTATTCACTTTTTCCATGGAAGTGCATTGAATATGTATATGATAAGTTTTATTTTTCTGTTCAATTTCTATGAATGATTTTCATTGTTATGTTGTGCTACAGCACAAACACAAACATGGGACTTTAGAGAATCGTTCATGGAATTAATTCACAAACTAGATATGTACAATATTTAGCAACTTTATTTCCCTGAATATGCCACAGTATTATTTCATATAATTATCTTTTTTTTTGTACAGATAtacagtatttcacacagagttggCTTTAAAAATAGACAGATAAACATTTTCACAATACTGCACCGAGTTTTCTTTTGAAGGGGAGTACATTACTACCTAGAATGTTCTTGATGTATTAATGACATATTAATGGTTTCTAATGTTTTAAGGAAGAACAAAAACTTGACATAAAAAAAGGTGTTACAGAAAGCATAGTGACATTGTGAAAATGGAAAGTACAAGTTATGATTTGCATGTTGGTGCATAAACATATGGCTGATTCTTCTGTGTCTGCCCTACCACCTTTTGCATAAAACTTTGTCTAGCTATACTCATAATCAGAGGATTCTTCATCAGACATGTATTTACCTGTTTGGGCTCCGTTGTAAGTGTCCATAGTATTGTCCTGTATATGTTCCCCTTTATGTAAGCCCTTGTTGGACTTTGCCCTGCGCTCTTCCATTTTAATGGTATCATACAAGCCCTTAGGTCCCTCATCAAGCAAGATGTTTCTTTCTGAGTGGGATGGCTTCATTTGGCACACATTTCTGAGAAACAAGAGAGCTGGAGCATAGAGTACATTGGCAAGTCCCATGCCAAGGTTAAGCTGAGTGAAACCCATAGTGTGCACAATCTGGCTAGCAACTATAGGCCCAAGAGCGTAAGCCACAGAGTAAGATATATCTGCAATAGCATAGACACTTCCATACACAGAGACATGGCGGAGATCTACAAGTAAGGCTAAAGTGGGTAATAGTGCAGTATCCACCAAGGCAATGCCAAAGCATAGACCACACAAGGGGATAATAAGCTGTTCAAAGTTCTTACAGGCTGGTACAGTGCAAGAACTAGCACCAATTATAACCATTCCTATAGCACCGTAAAACCACTGGTATTGAGGGTAATTGGCTGCAAGCTTTACAGTGATATAAACTCCTAGAATATGAGGGAAAAAAGCTGGCAGCCAAGTCAGACCCATTTGCCACTCAGAGGCTCCCATAGTCGTTTTCATCCAGTTCGCTATGGTGGGCTCCAAAAATGCCAAAGGAATGTTACAGGTGGTTAATGCTCCAGCTACAACTGCAATATATGGGTCaatcattagtctgtggatgggtgTGCCCACCGGCATATTTTCTCTAGTCCGATTCGCAAAAGGTTTTATAACTACTAATAAGAGTATGCCATCAATGAGGGAAATACAGGCTAATATGAGGAATGGTACTCTTTTACCCACAAATTGGTATAATATGCCTCCAAATGGGGGTGCAACCAAACTCCCAAATGAGATAAATGCTAATGCTATCCCCAAGGCTTTGCTCCGCTCTGCTTCTTCTGTGTATTTGTCTGCGATCATAGCGATCCCAGAAGTATCTGCAAAGGCAGATCCCAAACCTTGTAAGCTTCTTGCTACAAAGAGTGTAGCATAATTCTCTGCAAAAGCAAATATGACAGTGGAAAGAAACATTACAATAAGTCCAATAAACAGAGGGATGTCATAGCCAACCCTGTCTATAAAAGTGCCACTTAGAGGGTTGACAAGCAGCTGTAAAATAGCTTTGGAGGCAAACAGGACTCCTATTTTGATGTCTTCATTTTCTGTTGGGTACGGGGGTCTGATGATCGATTTATTTGAGTAAGATGAACTAGAATTTATTTCTCTAAAGTTTTTTTCACTATTCAGCCTCATACTTTGTATATAGTCTGGGATGATTGGTACTATCACCATGTAAAGCATATTATCAAGAAAAAGTGCCACACAGACAATGAACAGGATGAGTCTCCTCTGGTGGTGGGCTTCTTTCATGGCGGAGCCTATTTGTTTAGTTCTTTCCCCCATGGCATTGGATAGTTTCTCCACCGCAGACTTGGCTGTCCCTGGTGTATTCTCTGAAGCCATGTTTTCAATTCTCACTGCTAAAGTGTAAGCGACAGAAAATCCAGGCAGTCCTTTGTCACTTTGAATAACAAGTCTCAGGAGAGCAGCTTGGATCCTAGAGGGAGCATTCAGGAGATCCGATAGTCCATGAACAGGGAGTCACTCAAAAGAGCTGTAAAAAAAGGACACAAAGATCTATAGGTGATCATAATGGACATGAATAGGACTTTCGGCTGTCATAGATATGGGGGAAAGAATAGTTCTAATGCTGATACATATGAAAACTACATATCGAAAAAGTAAAGTGGAAGTTAGCTAAACACACAAATTAAATGGAAGCGGAAAAAATTAAAGCTGATGATGTTCCATTTCCAATAGAAATAACACTTTTTTAGTTACTGGTTATAACAAGTAATCTCTTAGGGACATTTCTAGATTACTGTTTTGGACTAGAATCCTGACGGTCCCTTTTCTCCATTCCTAACATTCTCTTTCCTCTTTTTCCCATTCCCATTTTCACAAATTGATATCCCTGCTTGTTCAGAAAGAGTGGAAGAAAACACTTACTTTGTGGTTTGCTAGTAAATCAATTGCTGTTCACGAGATGCATCCTCACAGCAGATTGTGAATGCTGAGCAAGTGAGCAGATGAGCGCAGCCTCGTCCATACAGAAGATCTTAATTAGTGCTGGCTGCTGCTTCTTGATTTGAGCTTCATATCTTGCTGTGATTGAACCATTGGAGAGGTATCCACTTCACCCCAGCAGCCTCCATCCTTCCTTTTGTGATGCCATTGGCACAGATTGAGTTGCATGCTTCTTGATTCCTATACTTTCTTTCCACTGAAGGCTGTGACGCACAGTTAGCTTTGGCCCCCAAGTGGCTACTTTGGGAGCGGCGTCTCCTTATGCTAATTTAACACATGGAAGAACCTTAACCAATTACTAGCCGCTGACCCTCCCCTTATCTAGCATCATACATAGGAGAGGTAATCCCTTGCTCAAGacacttgtttttttttctgtgttggagAATTCTTTCTTTGGCATGTAGAATTTTAACTGTTTCTCTCCCTCACTGCTGTCAATTATTCTCTGCATATATAGAAGGATGTAGTAGTTTTTTAATACTTCTATAGAGTAATAGTTATACATACATTTTGCAAAGTTTTTGACTGTAAAAAAGTCCTCGTAGATTGATCAATTTTTATGCAATCCAGAAGttatgagttaatgtttttttgcgAAGCAGAATGAATGAGCAAAAGCCATTAGAAATGCAGGTTTCTGCCCCCTCCCAAACTAACAACAAAGCGAGGCATGTGAATAAAAGAATCACTGACCTGTGAGGAAATTCAATTGTGAAAAAGAATGAATATGATTGTGGTAACATTGTTAGGTTAGTGATAATGATTAGTCAGAGGGGATATTAGGAAGCCCCCCATCAATGGGTCGTTAGCTCAAGTATTGTGAGCCGAGCACAGTCCACACGGCATAGATATGTGAAACGGGCCATATGACATGTAAATGCTTCTTAAAGGAACATTATATTTGCTAGACACATGTAAGAAAGCCTTTTTTGTGAGCTGAAAGAACAAACGGTTTGCTGAAATTTTGCAGACAGATAGCAGCTCTTTCCTCATAATCTACTCCATGCTCAGCTGGAGACCACCCATTTTTAGAAACGTCACCACTgttgaaaataaataaaagtttggtAAAAGAATGGGGTCTGCTAAGTCCACTATGTGTTGAGCAGTGGCTTTATGGCCTCTATCCAAATTCCATTTTTCAAGGATTTAGCCAGAAGTTTCTGATTGAACCATAAAACAGCGCAGCCTTAGGCCACATTCAGACACCCGGAGATAGCACATACCCATCATAACTTATGGTTCTATTCACATTTCCTGCTTTTAGACTGACCGTAAAgtgtgtccatgcaaaacacacagaAACATGCCTGTTTTTTCTGGCAGCCTGAATGACAagggtcaatacaagtctatgggtccacgaAAAACACATATATGccatccatgtgctatctgtgtgccatccatgaaccatccatgtgccatccaaaTGCCATCCATGTGCCATTCATGTGCTATCCGTATGTCATCTATGTGCTATCAGGGACACCTCAGGGTCTTCTTTtgggtatatatggcaacaggtatgtcggttttgtgtatatatgagtcgtgacgccactcacggtttgcggtcagggatatgggtgaccgccactgcaaatttaacgagcgtctggggctgatggagactGCAGTCGGATGATAtgtcctcccgtgagtgaggctggccccaggggctcggatgtgtagaacaacaggttccagaataactcaggctcagtccggaaagtctttcaacttgtttttactcacttttgctgttatcgtgaggtaacccgagcgatgctgagacaaaccaggtggaACCCGGAACTCCTTCAGGctgatctgagggtaaccattaacttgccttcctagcacttctttgttcagataacccctgacttgaagtaccgtggggtctatccagggcgtcgctactgccttttctccctttttggcccgtttgccggcagcgtggactaggtgagatggcttcaagctctgtctccttatgggtccttgcgttgctgctgaggctcagactctgtatggttggtaagGTACCTCtaatcccctcaccggcaggtttagcagatcaataaatggatgtctactcaagggatctgttccccgtgcgtgcctagtcaccagcagtccccgtactcgactgcctctctccaGGTGTCTTTATGACTGACTAACTGGTAACCATTCTCTCCCGCTAATGGCTActccacatgcagggtctgactagcgtgtgcgcGCGTCTGCGTTTCTtatcaaccgccgctcaccactaccagaatgGCTCGCTCtacttctttcctgacagcctctacagcttagcttccagcccctccactacaccccttcataagaattgaaggctagcctcctctagaggctacccaagggtcccatctaaaggtgtgggagaccaggttgctatgtgtctgtgcgtacacacctcattctggcctttggaattacctggaagcactgtcccagcatgtgtgcagtactcagtggcgcctgactaggtcaggggtgccacattcccccttggctatcaacagcacgtcctcgggctacaaagaaaagaaaaattaaatacaacttttcccacacaggggagttatttacatttaaacataccagataccataccaccaccacccacaagtcctggtcccacccaggaacttccaggaggcaggtcaccggtccctttggtgaccaggtctgggccatctgtatcccaaacctttcctccaatcttcctctcctgaggatggcggtgtagggtaggccccataaacaagcGTACCAGCttctttgtgttggagagcaggccccataaacaggcatgctccctggtggtgcagagccatgcccctcaacaggcagactccagggttggtaccactgaggtaacattttacactgcgagagtttgtggatatagccagttcataacctgtggtcatttttttttttttaagtgcacgTAACCAGGTGCTAAAGAATATTTTAAAAAGTTCTCGCAAAAGTTCTTGCGGGCACAACTTCTTGAACGTTACCTAACTTtcagaaaaacatttttaaacattttaaactAAACAGATTCTCTATAAACACATTTTAGACTTACGCCTTCCAAGGCCAGTGCTTAGCACTTCAGTGCACTGACTCTTGGAGGTTGCATCATGGGCGTCCCCTGGTGGTGATGACTCTGGGGACCTGGTAGAAGCGGTGGGGGTGGAGTCTGAGCTCACTAAGGTTTCCCTTGGACACTGTACCACGCCCAAGGCAAACCAGTTTCTCTCTCCCATATGCCTTGTGTATTCCACAACATCCCCCATATACAAGTCACGACCTGGGTGACCCCGCTGCAGGTGGGACTATATGTCCCGCCGAGACACAAAGATTCCCTCTTTAACCCCTGCCCCCACAATAAACCCATACCCCGTTCGGCAGttaaactcctccactactcctctgtggAGGGGACCTCGAGACTGGAATCCGctccgccgcagggactgctttttcTGCAGGTCCCGGGTCTCCACTTGCTCTCTCTCATGATCTAGGGTGAGCTTTACAAGGGGGCGTGGGGGTCTAGCTCTTACTCGCCACtgctctctgcgggctggtctccgcattaccatcacctggtcatcagcaggcaaCCAGGTAACATACATGCCGGGACTATATGCAACCAGTTCTTCCTCCCTGGTagggggtgctgcgacctcctccgattggtgggggaacagcagcgcagcctcctggcctccctctctctcagagggtgctgcgacctcctccggtcggctgGGAATCAGCAGTGATGGCTATAAGGCCTCTTCTCTCTCACtggtggagggtgctgcgacctcttccggtcgttgggggaacagcagcgcggcctcatggcctccctctctctcagagggtgctgcgacctccggtCAGGTGGGTAGCAGCTCTTGGGATGAGCTTTCAGCAGCCAGGCAGGACAATGAATCCCTCTCCGGCGGAGAGGGTGCTTTGACCGCTTCAGGTCAGAACGGCAGCTTGTTGATCATGTACCTGGCAATCAGGTGAGCCAAGGGCAGAGGCTCCGGTTCTTTCTTTATCTGAGGAGGTACTGTGtctgtaccgccccatgctcggcagccgagctgctcggatccggaccttcagtaggtggctcgagggtctccggacccgggggtcttgcggtcacttcaactaaaaggggggttgtggtttggggacatagatgtacagccagagccgtgttaagtttgtgacgccacccacgggatgtggtgaaggtggacaccaccgctgcagttacggggcacccgggggagatgttacgcatcaagttgttaacccctccgtgggcagggatggtggccccgggacccgttaggaggatgtttggcggtgcagggagatgggcgaccggagggtgctgttgtactcactattagtaaacacacgagtctctggtaaaacaaggtgatggtggtcggtgcccacagccggctgcaatcTGGTCCCCTTCCCGGCTGGTGCTCTCTGTCTTTCACCCGCACCTGTGtttgatggtggactgcctgtggttgcaacttcaggagtccgctcccagcttgtggttgcctaaggagccctttgcccacagacgctggcctgtgggatctctgagccatggcggtggccgtttatccccctcattgggctgttgccttcagtcaggactttgggtgggacaggacctctagtcctggccgcaatcagttaattagctagcccccagtagcttctggacctagcttcagggtctgagtacccccctttgtactCCGGTTtaggagtcagttccccgggttggtaccggctggctacaaccctgtcccggtccacttcggttccaccgagccgtcctcccggctcctgcagatggagactgtCTGTCTCCTAGCCaacggtaccagggctcctaccccggcacctgctgaAATtgttttctctcctctgctggagctgcacacagctccagcccacacacctccccaacttgaactctgaaactgtacTGTTTActctcccgccccaggctgtctgaactcctcggtaaggcatcttccaaccgcctggttcttccccctggtgtgtccatcaagccctgaggggggtgactagggtttaaatgtttggctgtatgttacctatgagtgacaggtgtaatgcggggccctatttgtgactacctggcccaaacagggcatcacactcccccttggttaaccacaccgtctgggggctgtccgaccaccaccggtttatttttctttttgaacTGAAAAGGATAAAACATGTTTACAAGTATAATATCTTTTGTACAATTAAGCATATTTTTGTTTCCTTCCCTTACGTGGAGgcagtttacttaaacgttgcattaaaacatttttattaaccggaaacgggacgggaccgggtccttttcatttttgcccacccaagcaaacctagccctgatgctgcctctaaaaaccaggtcagcactccttttccccagtccaggaaacgggtttgggtacaggtgttgcccacacgggccgggtaataagttccttacccggcagtctctctcagaggccccacgtccaggggacccctgacccggagggtcgtcACCGATCTCACTAatgacaggacctcggcctacaatttcctgcaggcccttcctccaaccagcctctccggagactgcaggactatgaaaagggtggtcagggactatttacaagacccaatagtttttgggttggcctgcaagttctcagccatgtcattatttaactTATAAAACAGGAACTTCAACAGAGTCTCAACGGGGACTTGCaggaaggtagccgggaaccgctacctacttAGCATTCTTCTTAATCAGGTGAAAATCTTGgttaattggcattcattcacacatctatttacacaatcaacatgcaacacccctagattgcggtctccctgtatctgagcgggggctgaccgaaattagggcgtgtggaccttctgactCCTATACTCTCGTGTGGGTCTGGTGGAGGAGAGGGGACGACGGGCCCTTCTTCTcgagtgtcaggtatggcgggCAGAGACCTGCGGGGGTGTGGTGTagatgcatccctgggcgcttgctcgGGTGACTCGCTGATGGGCCCCTCTGGCTccgtttcttccacgggttgtgggaacattatcacggaaCAATCACCACACCATTCTACATAGGCCAGTCAGCCGGAAAATcatccatcactgtgtggatcacctctttctttttcTCCACGCTTGGCATGGGAACAGGGACCTCGCCCATcagcttcaggtggtccctggaaacagtggccatggtcctcccctggtcgcgactaatcataTGTTTTCTTGTCCTCCCATCCGGTAGGctgtatgacgtagggggtcctttcccactgatcatcaagcttgtgcgtcctcctttaacgcttcagcaccacatctctggGTTCAAAAGGGGCAGcttgagcccgcttgttgaagcgctgttctTGCCTCTCACGGCTTTgatgcagattcctttccacatactcttggatttgtcggtactgcttctgtcgcttggcatcccaattGGCAATGGGGGGAAGACTTTCAGGCACCTCTATGTCcaattctaggtccactggcagccgtcctggccgagctctcatcaggtacgcaggtgtgcacttggtggagctgcaggggatgttattgtacatgtccaccaagtcgggcagcttctcgggccacaaattccgctcttccaggggcagtgtcttgaggagattagggaccagatggttcatcttctcgcatgtcccgttagtctgggcatggcaggccgtggtccggatcttcttgcacccgtacaggttgcagaactcctgaaatacctccgcttcaaaagccaggccctgatccgtgagaaccttctccgggtagccatgcagccggcaaaagtaggcctgaaaggctctggctgcagtgcggcctgtTAAATCCTTgatggggacaaccaccatgaatcttgagtagttgtCTACGACGGTCAGGGCGTATGTGTATCTGCTCCGGCTAGGCGTGAGTTTGACATGGTTCAGAgcgaccaactccaacggctggtgggtgacaatcggctgcagcggggccttctgactggcctcgtcccgtcttctcagtgcacagggaccacactcttggcaccaggcctccatggactcccgcatcccactccagtagaagcgctccctcagcagcatctccagcttcttccagccgaagtgccctGCGCCGTCATGGTTGGgctgcaggaccttgggcacacatgcctggggtaccaccagctggcgaacttttTCATGTGTTTTCGGTTTAATCAACCCCTTATACAGCTTTTCTTGATGCAGGTAGAGgtggtccctctctttccacaaccgctgagcttcggaGGGGGCTGAAGAGTCCAGCCTGGAAGCGCCTCTGGCAATCATCATTTTGACGAGCTGGACTGCGGGCTCctgatcctgagcttcctgccacccctggctgggcatcgGGTCAAGGTTTGCTCGCTGTTGGAAAACACAGGGCTTTTTGTACTTTGGCTGATGAAACGCGGGCAGCTCGATCTCCTCTAGACCGTCTTCCTCTAGCCCTTCATCGGGCAGGTGTGGCATTCGAGACAGTGCATCtgtgttggtgttcttgcggcagccctgtacttgatggtgaagttgtagttggacagccgggccacccatcgctgctctaaggcacccagtttggccgtgtccaaatgtgtcaacgggttgttgtccgtgtaagcaGTGAACTTTGCCAATGctaggtaatgtttaaacctttctgttatcgcccagacgagggccaagaactccagtttgaaggagctgtaattctcgggattcctctctgtcggccggagcttcctgcttgcgtaggcgatcaccttctcccttctatcttgcatctgggacaggaccgcacctaaacccacattgctggcgtcagtgtaaagaatgaactggaggccatagtcgggataagccaagatttcttcccctgtcagggccgacttcagctgctggaaggactcctcatgcttctcaccccagacaaacagGGGTCCGGGAgctctgccattcttggtctgtcccacgaggaggtcttgcatgggcgtggccatcttcgtgtatccatggataaagcgacggtagtagcccaccaggcccaggaactgcctcatctCTTTTACTGTGGTAGGTCGCGGCCAACTCTGGATAGCAGTGATTTT containing:
- the SLC18A3 gene encoding vesicular acetylcholine transporter, which encodes MASENTPGTAKSAVEKLSNAMGERTKQIGSAMKEAHHQRRLILFIVCVALFLDNMLYMVIVPIIPDYIQSMRLNSEKNFREINSSSSYSNKSIIRPPYPTENEDIKIGVLFASKAILQLLVNPLSGTFIDRVGYDIPLFIGLIVMFLSTVIFAFAENYATLFVARSLQGLGSAFADTSGIAMIADKYTEEAERSKALGIALAFISFGSLVAPPFGGILYQFVGKRVPFLILACISLIDGILLLVVIKPFANRTRENMPVGTPIHRLMIDPYIAVVAGALTTCNIPLAFLEPTIANWMKTTMGASEWQMGLTWLPAFFPHILGVYITVKLAANYPQYQWFYGAIGMVIIGASSCTVPACKNFEQLIIPLCGLCFGIALVDTALLPTLALLVDLRHVSVYGSVYAIADISYSVAYALGPIVASQIVHTMGFTQLNLGMGLANVLYAPALLFLRNVCQMKPSHSERNILLDEGPKGLYDTIKMEERRAKSNKGLHKGEHIQDNTMDTYNGAQTGKYMSDEESSDYEYS